CAATCTTCATCAAGCCAAAATCCGAGGCGCGTTTTTCATTCATTGGCACCACAGACAGGGTGATATCGGCATTGGTATCACGGTGACGTTGGACAAACTGGCGGTAGTCCATGCGGTATAAATGGTCACCAGACAAAATTAGGTATTCATCAACGTCCCACTCTTCTAACAGCCGGATATATTGACGCACAGCATCCGCAGTACCCTGAAACCAGTTAGGATTTTCTGGAGTTTGCTGGGCGGCTAGCACTTCTACAAACCCTTCCATAAAACCTGAAAAGTTGTATGCGCGAGCAATATGACGATTGAGAGAAGCCGAATTGAATTGCGTCAGAACATAGATTTTGAAAATCTCTGAGTTGATGCAGTTGCTTACGGGGACATCAATTAAGCGATATTTACCTGCTAGTGGCACAGCAGGTTTAGCCCGCAACTTGGTTAAGGGGTAAAGGCGAGTGCCTGCGCCACCTCCGAGAATAATGCTTAAAACTCTCTTCACAAAAAACCTCTCAAAACTGCCAATAAACTCCCAAGTCCAGTGTGGAACTGTGGGGGGCAGTTGGCAAGGGGGGAAGGCAGGATGTAGTCAAAACCTTTTGGTGAGGACGGGCAGAGGAGGCAGAGGAAGCAGAGGAAGCAAAAATGTTTATAAACGAACATTTGCACATTAATTCAGCACATACTCCTTTATTTCAAACCTTCATATTTCTTGCTGCTCTAACCAAGTCACTAAATCAGCTACTTCTGAAAACTCTAGTAGTGTTTCGGCTAAATCATCTAATTTTTCAATTGACAACGTTTTAATTCTATTAATCAATGCTGGATCTATTTCGCCAAAACTCCGCTTAAGAGCATCATAATGTAATCATCTGCCCAACGTTAGCACAGGGGTGAAATGAAAGAATAAGAGTTTTAGCCATATTTTAGTGCTGATTTTGTATGTGCTTTAACAAGATTAACTCTGTATAAAATAGGTATGATCGCAGTTGCTTTTTTTATGACCACACTCGCTGAATAGAATAGGCATCAAAAGACGGATCGCAGCTAATTAAAACAAGCCCAACTACCATAACCATGAAGCTGTTCAAGCGGATCTTGAAATAATTCAACTTTTGCGTGTTTTTCAAGTAAATATTCTGCATAATGTAATATCTCTTTTTTTAGAGACTCTGGCATTTTTGCAATAGTTTGAGAAATCTCTGTATCAATAGTCATAATTTATTCTTTGTACTCACGTTTAGGATGTGAAAATTTGCGTTTAACGCACCTTTCTTTATTATCAAGCTACAAGATAAACAATATCGCACTCCTAACTATTTACTACTCTTACTAAAGAAAATAGCAGCTAATACAATTAAACCTAAAAGTGCAAAGGGAACCCAGAGATCGATAAGTTCTGACATTTTAGTTTTGTTTATCTTGGTAATGACTTTTTAAAATTAGTAATTTTTATTGTAAAAGATTAGAATGTAAAGCAGATTTTATGGGAGTGCCAAAAATGACAACTCCAAACGTAATGTTATGGCTACAGGAACGCACCGCGCTAGGTGTGCTACCTGAAAAAGTATTGGAAGCGATCGCACACTCTCTCTCCAATCAAGTAGTTGCGGCTAATCAGCGCCTAGTAGTAGAGAATACGCCCCCAGCAGGCTTATATATCCTTTTATCAGGAAAATTAGAAGGCGATCGCACTAATCAAACAGGTTCAGCATGGGTGATTAGTTTTCTCCCTGGAGCTACTATCAACTTA
This Oculatellaceae cyanobacterium DNA region includes the following protein-coding sequences:
- a CDS encoding DUF2281 domain-containing protein, whose product is MTIDTEISQTIAKMPESLKKEILHYAEYLLEKHAKVELFQDPLEQLHGYGSWACFN